The Sandaracinobacteroides saxicola nucleotide sequence TCCTGCGGGTGCCCGACGCCGACACCGCCGATGCGCTGATCCGCGACAAGCTGGGGATGGCGAACTGGGCGGAGCACAGCGGGCAGAGCGATTCGGCGCTGGTCAACAGCGCGACCTGGGGCCTGGTGATCACGCGGGCGCTGGTGAAGGAGGGCGAGGGCGGCGGCGTGCTGGGGCGGCTGGTGGCGCGCGCCGGGGAACCGTTCGTGCGGACGGCGGTGGGCGCGGCGATGCGGGTGATGGCGCAGCTGTTCGTGATGGGACGGAACATCGCCGAGGCGCTGGAGCGGATGGAGGCGAAGGAGAATCGCGGCTTCAACGCCAGTTTCGACATGCTGGGCGAGGCGGCGCGGACGGCGGAGGATGCGGAACGCTATTTCGCGGCCTATGGGCACGCGGTCGCGGCGGTGGGCAAGGCGGGCAACCGGGCGGCGCACAGCGTTTCGGTGAAGCTGTCGGCGCTGCATCCGCGTTATGAGACGGCGCGGGCGGGGGCGTGCGTGCCGGCGCTGACCGACATGCTGCGGACGCTGGCGCGGGCGGCGGCGGCGGCCAATGTGGGCCTGACGGTGGATGCCGAGGAGAGCGAGCGGCTGGTGATGTCACTGGAGATCATCGCCGGGGTGGCAGACGACCCGGCGCTGCGCGGCTGGGACGGGCTGGGGATGGCGGTGCAGGCCTATGGCAAGCGGGCGGCCGCGGTGGTGGACTGGGCGGCGGAGACCGCGCGGCAGAGCGGCCGGCGCATGACGGTGCGCCTGGTGAAGGGCGCCTATTGGGACAGTGAGATCAAGCGGACGCAGGAAGCGGGCCTGAGCGACTATCCGCTGTTCACGCGGAAGGCGGCGACCGATGTCAGCTACCTTGCCTGCGCCAGGCGGATGCTGGCGGCGGACAGCCTGTTTCCGGCCTTTGCCAGCCACAATGCCCTGACGGTCGCGACCATCCTGCAATGGGCAGGTGGACGGCGGGATTTCGAATTCCAGCGGCTGCATGGGATGGGTGCCGGGCTGTATGAGCGCTTGGTGGCGGAGGAAGGTTATGCCTGCCGGCTCTACGCGCCGGTGGGGGGGCATCGCGACCTGCTTGCCTATCTGGTGCGGCGGCTGCTGGAAAATGGCGCCAACAGCAGCTTCGTGCACCAGCTGGCGGATCGCAGCCTGAGCGATGCCGAGCTGCTCGCGGATCCGGCGGCGAAGATCGCCGGGGTGGGCGGCGCGCGGCATCCGGCGATCCCGCTGCCGGCGGACCTGTTTCCGGGGCGGCGCAATTCGGCGGGCCTGGACCTGGCCGAAGCCGATACGCTGGCGGCGACGGTGGCCGCTGTGCGGGCAGCGGGACCGGTCCATGCCGTGCCGCTGACGCGCGGCGTGGTGGCGGGGCAGGGGCGGCTGGTGGTGAACCCCGCGCGGCCGGAGGAGACGGTCGGGAGCGTCGTGGAGGCGGATGCGGCGCTGGTGGCGCGGGCGGTCGAGGCGGCGGCGCGGGCGGCGCCGGGTTGGGATGCGACGCCGGTCGAGGCGCGGGCGCGGATGCTGGAAGCCTGGGGCGATGCCATCGAGGCGGATCGCGATGGGCTGCTGGCGCTGCTGGTGAAGGAGGCCGGCAAGACGCTGGGGGATGCGGTGGCCGACCTGCGCGAGGCGGTGGACTTCTGCCGCTATTACGCGGTGCGGGCGCGGCTGGATTTTGCTGAGGTGGCGCTGCCGGGGCCGACAGGGGAGGCGAACAGCCTGCGGCTGGCGGGGCGGGGCGTCTATGCGGCGATCGCGCCGTGGAACTTTCCGCTGGCGATTTTCGTGGGACAGGTGGCGGCGGCGCTGGTGGCGGGCAATGCCGTGTTGGCGAAGCCGGCGCCGCAGACGCCGCTGGTGGCGTTTCGTGCCGTGCAGCTGGCGCATGAAGCCGGCGTGCCGGCGGATGTGCTGCATTTCCTGCCGGGCGGTGGCGAGGTGGGCGGGCGAATCGTGGCGGATGCGCGGGTGGCTGGCGTGGTGTTCACCGGCTCGACCGCGACGGCGAGGACAATCGCGCGGGCGCTGCTGGCCGATGACGCCCGCCCGCTGGTGCCCTTGATCGCGGAGACCGGTGGCATCAACGCCATGATCGTCGATTCGACGGCGCTGCCGGAGCAGGTCGTGGCGGATGTGGTGACCTCGGCGTTCCGCAGTGCCGGGCAGCGCTGCTCGGCGTTGCGGCTGTTGTGCGTGCAGGCCGAGGTGTCGGAGGGCATCATCGCCATGCTGAAAGGCGCGATGGACCTGTTGCGGGTGGGTGATCCGGCCGATCCGGCAACCGATGTGGGGCCGGTGATCGATGCCGCCGCCGCGGCGAAGCTGAATGCCTATCGGGAGCGGATGCGCGGGCGCTGGCTGCACAGCCTGGCGGTGCCGGAGGTCGGGCATTTCGTGGCGCCGACGCTGATCGGGATCGATGCGGTCGATGCGCTCGATGCCGAATGGTTCGGGCCGCTGCTGCATGTCTGCGCCTGGCGTGCGGGGGAGCTGGAGGCGCTGGTGACGCGGCTGAATGCAAAGGGTTACGGGCTGACCATGGGGTTGCACAGCCGGATCGCGGGGGTGGCGGACCGGGTGCGGGCGGCGGCGAAGGTGGGCAATCTCTATGTCAACCGCAGCATGATCGGCGCGGTTGTGGGCGCGCAGCCGTTCGGCGGTGAGGGGCTGAGCGGGACCGGGCCGAAGGCGGGCGGGCCGCATTACCTGCCGCGTTTCGCCGTGGAACGGACGGTGAGTGTCGATACCACCAGCGCCGGCGGCAATGCCAGCCTGCTGTCGATTGAAGATTGAGGCAGGCTGTGCCAAGGGCCGCGCGGCGGTCAACAGGCGCGGGAGTATTGTGTGAGTGAGATTGTTCCGGTGTTGTTGTCCGGAGGGTCGGGCACGCGGCTGTGGCCGCTGTCGCGCGCCGATGTGCCCAAGCAGTTGCAGGCGGTGGCGCATGAGCGCACCATGTTGCAGGCGACGGCGTTGCGCGTCGCCGATGGCGCGGCGCCGATCGTGGTGGCCGGCGACGCCCACCGCTATCTGGTGAGCGAGCAGTTGCTGGGCGTGGGGGTGATGCCGGCGGTGGTGATCCTGGAGCCGGAGGGACGCAACACGGCGCCTGCGATCGCGCTGGCGGCGCAGCATCTGGCGGCGGCGGGACGGGGCGCGGCATTGATGCTGGTGATGCCGTCCGACCATCTGATCACCGACGAGGCGGCGTTCCGGGCGGCGATCGCCACCGCGGCGGCGGCGGCCGCGGACGGCAGCCTGGTGACGTTCGGCATCACGCCGACCGAGGCGGCGACCGGCTATGGCTATATCCGGCCGGTGGAGGCGGCGGGCGCGGTGCGCCGGGTGGCGGCATTCGTGGAGAAGCCCGACGCGGCGACGGCGGAGCAGTATCTGGCGGATGGCTATCTGTGGAACGCCGGCATCTTTTTGTTTTCGGCGGACGCCTATCTGGCGGCGCTGGACGGGGCGGCGCCGGAGATCGCGGCGCATGTGGCGCGGGCGGTGGCGGCGGGTGTGCTCGATGGCCGTTTCCTGCGGCCGGAGGCGGCGGCGTTCGCGGCCTGCCCCAGCATCAGCATCGACTATGCCGTGATGCAGACGGCGCCGCATGTGAAGGTGGTGCCGGTGGACATGGGCTGGTCCGACGTGGGAAGTTGGGACGCGCTGTGGCGGGTGACGGTGCCGGACGCGGAGGGCAATGTGGTGCGCGGGGCGGGGACGCTGATCGGGTGCCGGGACAGCCTGGTGCGGAACGAGAATGGGCCGTTCGTGGCGGCACTGGGGCTGGATGACATGATCGTGGTCTCCACGCCCGACGCGGTGATGATCGCGCCGCGCAACCGCGCCGAGGACATCAAGCTGCTGGTCGATGCCATCCATGCCCAGGGGCTGGACCTGGCGAAGGCGCATGCCGAGGTGCGGCGGCCCTGGGGCAGTTACCGCAGCCTGGGCGCCGGCGAGGGGTGGCAGCTGAAGCATATCGCAGTGAAGCCGGGGGGGCGGCTGAGCCTGCAGAGCCATGCCAAGCGCGCCGAGACCTGGGTGGTGGCGAGCGGGGAGGCGGTGGTGACGGTGGGCGACCGGGTGCTGACGCTGAATGCCGGGCAATCGGTGCACATTCCGCTGGGGGCGAAGCACCGGCTGGAAAATCCGGGCCCGGCACCGCTGGAGCTGATCGAGGTGCAGCAGGGCAGCTACCTGGGCGAGGATGACATCGTCCGGTTCGAGGACATCTATGGCCGGGCGCCGCCGCTGGCGGATGCGGCCGAATGATCCTGGTGACGGGCGGGGCCGGCTATATCGGCTCCCACATCGTTCTGGCGCTGCGGGATGCCGGCCGGGACGTGATGGTGCTGGACAATCTCTCGACCGGTTTCGCCGACGCGGTGCCCGATGGCGTACGGCTGGTGGAGGCCGACCTGCGTGACACGGATCGGGTGATCGAGGCGCTGCGAGGGGTGGAGGCGGTGGTGCATTGCGCCGGTTCGATCGTGGTCAATGAATCGATCGAGAAGCCGCTGGATTATTACGGGAATAATGTGTCGGCCTCGGTCAGCCTGGCGAAGGCGATGGTCGCGGCGGGGTGTCAGCGGTTGCTGTTTTCATCGACGGCGGCGGTTTATGGCCCGGTGGGTGATGCGCCGGTCAGCGAGGACGAGCCGCTGAAGCCGGCCAACCCCTATGCGGCGTCCAAGGCCTTCGTCGAGCGCATCCTGGGGGATGCGGCGGGGCAGGGCCTGTTCGACCTGGGGGTGCTGCGGTATTTCAACGTGGCCGGGGCCGACCCGGCGGGGCGGGCGGGCCAGCGCGCGCCCGGGGCGACGCACCTGTTGAAGGTGGCGATGGCCGCGGGGCTGGGGTTGCGGCCGGCGGTCGAGGTGACGGGGACCGACTATCCGACGCGGGACGGGACGGGCGTGCGCGACTATATCCATGTCAGCGACCTGGCAGCGGCGCATGTGCTGCTGCTCGATGCGCTGGCGGCGGAGCCGGGACGACCGAGGCTCTACAATGTCGGCTATGGCCGGGGGGCTTCGGTGTTCGAAGTGCTGGCAGTGCTGGGCGACGCGCTGGGACAGGCGGTGCCGTGGGTGGCGGCGGCGCGGCGGCCGGGCGACATGGCGAGTGTGGTGGCGGACAATGCGAGGATTTTGAAGGAGTTGGGGTGGGTGCCGCGGCATGCGGCGCTGGCGGAAATTGTGCGGGACGGGTTGGCCTGGGAGCGGCGGATGTTGCAGGGTTGAAATCTTGACGATTTTTCGATTTCTGTTCTTTTTTACTACACCATGTTTTGTTTTGAATCAATGGGTTGCAAGGATGTGTCGCGATCATTTCCGGTGAAATGCCGGTGGTTATGGTGGTGGATTGTTGCAGGGCGGGGTGAGGGTGAAATGTTCGTCGTTTGCCGCGTTGGCCCCTTTGTCCGCTTCGCGGCCACCTCCCCCCCTGCGGAGAGGACGGATGCGCCATGCGGGGGAGAGATCAGCAACTAAACCGATACGGTATCTTTTGTCAAGGATTTTTCCGGGTCGGGGTGGAGGGTCCGGAGCAGGAGGAGGGCAGCGAAGGCGGTGGTGAAGAGGAGGGCGAGGCCGGGGTGGAGGTTGCGGAAGCTGAAGAAGAGCCAGGCACAGAGCGCGATCTGGAGCGAGAGGGGCGCGGCGCCGCCGGGGCGCAGGCGGGCGAGAAGGGTGAGGGCGGCGGTAAAGGTGCCGATGAAGAGGCCGAACCAGAGCGGGCCGGCGGGGCCAAAGGCGAGCGTGAAATCACCGATCAGGCCGGGAAAGACGTTTCCGGCGCCGAGGATGAGGTCGATCTCGGTACGGGCCATGTTGAAGGCGAGGAGGTGATCGGGGATCGCCTTTGAGAAGCCGAGGAAGCTGGGCAGCATGTAGGTGAAGGGGGTGAGGATGAAATCGCGCGCCGATTGCGAGCGGTAGCCCTGCATCTGGTCGTTCACGA carries:
- the putA gene encoding bifunctional proline dehydrogenase/L-glutamate gamma-semialdehyde dehydrogenase PutA, with the translated sequence MIVTSDTMRELYRAPEPDVLAALLPDAMLDAPTRKAVLVRAGGLLADLRAAAVDGWVNRFLQQYRLNTEEGIALLSLAEAFLRVPDADTADALIRDKLGMANWAEHSGQSDSALVNSATWGLVITRALVKEGEGGGVLGRLVARAGEPFVRTAVGAAMRVMAQLFVMGRNIAEALERMEAKENRGFNASFDMLGEAARTAEDAERYFAAYGHAVAAVGKAGNRAAHSVSVKLSALHPRYETARAGACVPALTDMLRTLARAAAAANVGLTVDAEESERLVMSLEIIAGVADDPALRGWDGLGMAVQAYGKRAAAVVDWAAETARQSGRRMTVRLVKGAYWDSEIKRTQEAGLSDYPLFTRKAATDVSYLACARRMLAADSLFPAFASHNALTVATILQWAGGRRDFEFQRLHGMGAGLYERLVAEEGYACRLYAPVGGHRDLLAYLVRRLLENGANSSFVHQLADRSLSDAELLADPAAKIAGVGGARHPAIPLPADLFPGRRNSAGLDLAEADTLAATVAAVRAAGPVHAVPLTRGVVAGQGRLVVNPARPEETVGSVVEADAALVARAVEAAARAAPGWDATPVEARARMLEAWGDAIEADRDGLLALLVKEAGKTLGDAVADLREAVDFCRYYAVRARLDFAEVALPGPTGEANSLRLAGRGVYAAIAPWNFPLAIFVGQVAAALVAGNAVLAKPAPQTPLVAFRAVQLAHEAGVPADVLHFLPGGGEVGGRIVADARVAGVVFTGSTATARTIARALLADDARPLVPLIAETGGINAMIVDSTALPEQVVADVVTSAFRSAGQRCSALRLLCVQAEVSEGIIAMLKGAMDLLRVGDPADPATDVGPVIDAAAAAKLNAYRERMRGRWLHSLAVPEVGHFVAPTLIGIDAVDALDAEWFGPLLHVCAWRAGELEALVTRLNAKGYGLTMGLHSRIAGVADRVRAAAKVGNLYVNRSMIGAVVGAQPFGGEGLSGTGPKAGGPHYLPRFAVERTVSVDTTSAGGNASLLSIED
- a CDS encoding mannose-1-phosphate guanylyltransferase/mannose-6-phosphate isomerase; translated protein: MSEIVPVLLSGGSGTRLWPLSRADVPKQLQAVAHERTMLQATALRVADGAAPIVVAGDAHRYLVSEQLLGVGVMPAVVILEPEGRNTAPAIALAAQHLAAAGRGAALMLVMPSDHLITDEAAFRAAIATAAAAAADGSLVTFGITPTEAATGYGYIRPVEAAGAVRRVAAFVEKPDAATAEQYLADGYLWNAGIFLFSADAYLAALDGAAPEIAAHVARAVAAGVLDGRFLRPEAAAFAACPSISIDYAVMQTAPHVKVVPVDMGWSDVGSWDALWRVTVPDAEGNVVRGAGTLIGCRDSLVRNENGPFVAALGLDDMIVVSTPDAVMIAPRNRAEDIKLLVDAIHAQGLDLAKAHAEVRRPWGSYRSLGAGEGWQLKHIAVKPGGRLSLQSHAKRAETWVVASGEAVVTVGDRVLTLNAGQSVHIPLGAKHRLENPGPAPLELIEVQQGSYLGEDDIVRFEDIYGRAPPLADAAE
- the galE gene encoding UDP-glucose 4-epimerase GalE translates to MILVTGGAGYIGSHIVLALRDAGRDVMVLDNLSTGFADAVPDGVRLVEADLRDTDRVIEALRGVEAVVHCAGSIVVNESIEKPLDYYGNNVSASVSLAKAMVAAGCQRLLFSSTAAVYGPVGDAPVSEDEPLKPANPYAASKAFVERILGDAAGQGLFDLGVLRYFNVAGADPAGRAGQRAPGATHLLKVAMAAGLGLRPAVEVTGTDYPTRDGTGVRDYIHVSDLAAAHVLLLDALAAEPGRPRLYNVGYGRGASVFEVLAVLGDALGQAVPWVAAARRPGDMASVVADNARILKELGWVPRHAALAEIVRDGLAWERRMLQG